One window of Terriglobales bacterium genomic DNA carries:
- a CDS encoding TadE/TadG family type IV pilus assembly protein has product MRRVQSNSAGQAAVEFMLVVVFLMLLTVCMLELTMMIYAYSILADAAKEGVRYAIVHGNTGGIPSGPACPCGDIDGPPAPSGTIPGYGSGYGVVRTYAQYSLHDVTSANMTVTVTYPDSANPPANKPPNRVRVAVSYPYDPFFGLGWPTVTLSAAAEGRIMY; this is encoded by the coding sequence ATGAGGAGAGTGCAATCGAACAGCGCCGGTCAGGCTGCCGTAGAGTTCATGCTGGTGGTCGTGTTTCTAATGCTGCTCACGGTATGCATGCTCGAACTCACGATGATGATCTATGCCTACAGCATTCTTGCTGACGCTGCCAAGGAAGGCGTGCGTTACGCCATTGTGCATGGCAATACCGGCGGAATTCCCAGCGGTCCGGCCTGTCCTTGTGGAGACATCGATGGGCCACCCGCGCCATCTGGAACGATTCCCGGCTACGGCAGTGGCTACGGTGTGGTTCGAACTTACGCGCAGTACTCATTACATGATGTGACTTCGGCAAACATGACTGTAACCGTCACCTATCCGGACAGCGCAAATCCTCCGGCGAACAAGCCGCCGAACCGCGTGCGGGTCGCAGTCAGCTATCCCTATGATCCATTCTTCGGCCTGGGATGGCCGACCGTTACGCTGAGCGCCGCTGCCGAAGGCAGGATCATGTATTGA
- a CDS encoding TadE/TadG family type IV pilus assembly protein translates to MMGGKRSRLRCETGQSLLETILIIPLLLLIIANAINFGYFFLMALNLTSASRSSTLYSIMGSATPASTGFAPAGPTTSITSVSYLAYQDLTGSVSAPTVNGSVQVCSPSVGITNPGTTTTTTTCSSFPSTATFPAPHSDPELNSSNTATAFILNRVDIRYDFSPPLPAMPFNLVVLLSPACSSSGGNTTCTFYRHAEMRGM, encoded by the coding sequence ATGATGGGCGGAAAGCGCTCGCGTCTGCGATGTGAGACAGGGCAGAGCTTGCTCGAAACTATCCTGATCATTCCTCTGCTGCTCCTGATCATCGCTAATGCCATCAATTTCGGATACTTCTTCTTGATGGCTCTGAACCTGACGTCAGCATCACGAAGCAGCACGTTGTACTCAATCATGGGTTCGGCGACGCCTGCCAGTACTGGTTTTGCTCCCGCCGGGCCGACGACTTCAATCACTTCAGTCAGCTATCTTGCATATCAGGATCTCACCGGTTCGGTTTCCGCGCCCACCGTCAACGGTTCGGTGCAGGTCTGTTCGCCATCCGTAGGGATAACCAATCCAGGCACCACGACTACCACCACCACCTGCAGCAGTTTTCCCTCGACGGCGACATTCCCAGCTCCACACTCCGACCCGGAGCTTAATTCCAGCAACACAGCGACCGCTTTCATTCTGAACCGGGTTGATATTCGTTACGACTTTTCGCCGCCGCTTCCCGCAATGCCTTTCAATCTGGTTGTACTCCTGAGCCCAGCGTGCAGCTCATCAGGCGGGAATACCACGTGCACTTTTTATCGTCACGCCGAAATGCGAGGTATGTGA
- a CDS encoding sigma-54 dependent transcriptional regulator, whose protein sequence is MIGSQPDSANREQAPKHILLIDQDEAFANALQTVLGEGYSLRHASSMKSAVAELNSKCLDVILLNLDLETGDSLPLLRVASERVTAPPVIAFGWDVRRKRAIQAFREGAVDFLEQPLDIQALRFALEAAHRRATLARDLADAQTFLPSTHVEGLLGNSKAMGQVNDVVRKVAGVYTSVLLTGESGTGKGVVAKAIHNLGGRSNKPFVAFSVCAFPDSLIEEELFGHEKGAFTGAHQMRRGRFEEANGGTIFLDEIGDLALPLQAKLLRVLQERTVERLGSNLSRPVDVRVICATSRNLQKMVQQGTFREDLYFRISVVKIHMPPLRERDGDLPLLAAYFLRTFAKQHNKRARTLSPGFLAALARHTWPGNVRELQNVMERSVVLANGNECLGVGDLPDELRDTTISEDIPAGSFQESVQAFKKELVRSALNMHGGNKLKAARELGISRCYLHRLLNQFNMAGDAVIPIDIEEQEAAENFEPMAMGLRRVV, encoded by the coding sequence ATGATTGGTAGCCAGCCCGACTCGGCGAACCGAGAACAAGCTCCTAAGCACATATTGTTGATTGATCAGGACGAGGCCTTCGCCAACGCGCTCCAAACCGTGCTCGGCGAGGGTTACAGTTTGCGGCATGCATCGAGCATGAAGAGCGCGGTGGCCGAATTGAACTCGAAATGCCTCGATGTCATTCTGCTCAATCTTGACCTTGAAACGGGTGATTCCCTTCCTCTACTGAGGGTTGCGTCCGAACGCGTTACTGCGCCTCCCGTGATCGCATTCGGCTGGGACGTCCGTCGCAAACGAGCCATTCAGGCATTTAGAGAAGGCGCCGTCGACTTTCTCGAGCAGCCACTGGATATCCAGGCGCTGAGGTTTGCCCTGGAAGCCGCACATCGCCGCGCGACCTTAGCTCGAGACCTTGCTGATGCACAAACATTTCTTCCCAGCACCCATGTGGAAGGGCTCCTGGGAAACAGCAAGGCGATGGGACAAGTCAACGATGTCGTTCGGAAAGTTGCGGGTGTGTATACATCTGTCCTGCTCACTGGTGAAAGTGGTACCGGAAAAGGCGTCGTGGCTAAGGCCATTCATAACCTTGGGGGCCGCTCCAACAAGCCGTTTGTTGCGTTCTCGGTCTGTGCATTTCCCGATTCGCTCATCGAGGAAGAGCTGTTTGGCCATGAAAAGGGAGCATTTACCGGCGCCCACCAGATGCGCCGCGGACGTTTTGAAGAAGCCAATGGCGGAACCATTTTCCTGGACGAGATTGGCGATCTGGCACTTCCGTTGCAAGCTAAGTTGCTGCGCGTTCTGCAGGAGCGGACGGTGGAGCGCCTGGGATCGAACCTTTCCCGCCCAGTCGATGTTCGCGTGATCTGTGCCACCAGCCGCAATCTGCAGAAGATGGTTCAGCAGGGCACGTTCAGAGAGGATTTGTATTTCCGTATTTCGGTCGTGAAGATACACATGCCTCCGCTTCGCGAACGAGACGGCGATCTTCCTCTGCTGGCGGCCTATTTTCTGCGGACTTTCGCGAAGCAGCACAACAAGCGGGCGCGTACTTTGTCGCCAGGGTTTCTGGCCGCTCTGGCCCGCCACACTTGGCCCGGGAACGTTCGCGAGCTGCAGAACGTGATGGAACGCAGTGTCGTGCTGGCGAACGGTAACGAATGTCTCGGAGTGGGCGACCTCCCGGATGAGTTGAGAGACACGACTATCTCGGAAGACATTCCCGCCGGATCGTTTCAGGAGTCGGTGCAAGCGTTCAAGAAAGAATTGGTAAGGTCAGCCCTGAATATGCACGGTGGCAATAAGCTCAAAGCTGCTCGCGAACTAGGCATCAGCCGTTGTTACTTACATCGCCTGCTGAACCAGTTCAACATGGCCGGGGATGCGGTTATTCCAATCGATATCGAGGAGCAGGAGGCTGCAGAGAACTTCGAACCCATGGCAATGGGGCTGCGAAGGGTTGTGTGA